A portion of the Punica granatum isolate Tunisia-2019 chromosome 7, ASM765513v2, whole genome shotgun sequence genome contains these proteins:
- the LOC116215642 gene encoding uncharacterized protein LOC116215642 isoform X2, translated as MDPSPAHTTPDHEEDEWDNDGFVIPSLEIGETVPEERDDPHLETSTATSPKAKKEENIYLGPHGAPPSQSKQQVANSSNNRKQRFKQKLKEADGRIKGSRRENKVESLRELVGSGPRLNPNMSKGSSRDWLDSHCQESQFEKKWHPQ; from the exons ATGGACCCTTCTCCAGCTCACACTACCCCAGACCATGAAGAGGATGAGTGGG ACAATGATGGGTTCGTGATTCCGAGTTTGGAAATAGGCGAGACGGTTCCGGAGGAACGCGATGATCCCCATTTAGAAACCTCGACAGCCACTTCTCCAAAG gcaaagaaagaagagaacaTATACCTGGGACCCCATGGGGCGCCTCCTTCACAGTCAAAGCAGCAAGTTGCGAACTCATCAAATAACCGAAAGCAGCGGTTCAAGCAGAAACTGAAGGAAGCAGATGGGAGGATCAAAGGGTCGAGGCGAGAGAACAAGGTGGAGAGTCTGAGAGAGCTTGTGGGAAGTGGACCGAGATTGAATCCTAACATGTCGAAGGGCTCTTCCCGGGACTGGCTCGACTCGCATTGTCAGGAATCTCAGTTTGAGAAGAAGTGGCATCCTCAGTGA
- the LOC116215642 gene encoding uncharacterized protein LOC116215642 isoform X1 produces MDPSPAHTTPDHEEDEWDNDGFVIPSLEIGETVPEERDDPHLETSTATSPKQAKKEENIYLGPHGAPPSQSKQQVANSSNNRKQRFKQKLKEADGRIKGSRRENKVESLRELVGSGPRLNPNMSKGSSRDWLDSHCQESQFEKKWHPQ; encoded by the exons ATGGACCCTTCTCCAGCTCACACTACCCCAGACCATGAAGAGGATGAGTGGG ACAATGATGGGTTCGTGATTCCGAGTTTGGAAATAGGCGAGACGGTTCCGGAGGAACGCGATGATCCCCATTTAGAAACCTCGACAGCCACTTCTCCAAAG CAggcaaagaaagaagagaacaTATACCTGGGACCCCATGGGGCGCCTCCTTCACAGTCAAAGCAGCAAGTTGCGAACTCATCAAATAACCGAAAGCAGCGGTTCAAGCAGAAACTGAAGGAAGCAGATGGGAGGATCAAAGGGTCGAGGCGAGAGAACAAGGTGGAGAGTCTGAGAGAGCTTGTGGGAAGTGGACCGAGATTGAATCCTAACATGTCGAAGGGCTCTTCCCGGGACTGGCTCGACTCGCATTGTCAGGAATCTCAGTTTGAGAAGAAGTGGCATCCTCAGTGA